A segment of the Thermus caldifontis genome:
ACCGCGGTGCCGATGGGCAGTAGGGTGCGGAAGCCCTCGGAAAGCCCGTGGAAGATGGGGGCAAGGCCTTTCGGCCTCAGTGTGGGATCCAAATACGTCAAGGCAATGAAGAAAACAAGGGCTAGGCTGGCGGCGGTGCGCACCTCGTAGCCCAGATAGAGCATGGCGATGATGAGGAGGATGGGCAGGAAGAGGGTGCTATAGCGCAGGGCGTAGGCCCTGCGGCTCATGCCCAGCTCAGCGCCCACAGGAGGCAGGCCCGCCTTGCGGGAGTAGAACTCGTTGAAGGCCAGCACGGCGGTCAGGTACAGCAAGGCTGGCCCTAAGGCCATGACGATCACCTTCAGGTAGGGGATCTGGAGGATCTCCACCATGATGAAGGCGATGGAGCCCATGACGGGTGGGGTGATGAGGGCGATGGTGCCGGCGGTGGCCACCAAACCCGCCGCCACCAGGCGGTCATAGCCCGCCCTTTCATAGAGGGGCTTGGTGAGGGCGGCTACGAACTGGGTGTCGGCGGCCCCCGATCCGGAGAACATCCCCATGAACACGCTGGCCAACCCCGTGACCCGCCCCGGGGTGGCGGGGTGCTTGCCCACCAGGGCTAAGGCCAGGTTGGCCACCACCTTTCCCAGCCCTAAGGCCCCGATCATGCCGGAAAGCAGGGTGAAGTAGACCAGGTACTTGGCGGAAACCCCGGTGATGAGGCCGTAGATGCCGGCTTCCGTCTCGTTGAAGGTCTTGCCCAGGAGAAGGTCGATTCCCTGGCGGCTTCCCTTAAAGGCCCCGGGAAAGAGGTCAGCGTAAAGGTTGTAGCTGAAGAAGAAAAGGACCAGGACGGGCATTACGGGGCCCAAAAGGCGGTAGACCAGCCCCAGGACCAGCATGATGAGCCCGAAGGACATGGCCATGTCCCAGGGCTGGGGAAGCACCGCCCGGTAGACCAGCTCCTCAAAGAAGCGGAGCTGGTAGAGGGTGGGAAAGAGGGCCAGGAGGACGGCCAAAAGATCCGCCGGGCGCTTAAGGCTGGGCAGAAGGGCCGGCAGGGCTGCCACCGCCCAATAGAGCACGCCCGTGGCCTTGGCCTCCCAGGGCAGGCTGACCCCGGGAACGCTGGGGAAGAGGAAGTTGTAAAGGGGGATGAGGGTAAAGAGGAAGAAAACCCAGGCCCCAAGGGTCCGCTTCCGAGGGAGGTAGAAGGAAACCAGATAGCCTCCCAGGAGGAGGAAGAGCACGTGGGTGCTTCGCTGGAGCTGAACGATGTCCAGGATGGGTATCTCCGCCTTGGCTAAGGGGGTGAAGGGGTGGAGGACCAGATAGAGGCTATAAAGGGCTCCAAGGATCAGGATCCAGCGGGTGAATCGGGCCAGGGGGGTGGTGGGTGAGGTTTGAGGATGCTCGAGCTCCATGGGTTCCTCCAAAAAAGCCCGGGGCCTGGAGGCTTCCAGGACACCCGGGCAGGCGCATGGCTTACTTGATGAGGCCTTTTTCCTTTAGGTACCGCTCGGCTCCCGGGTGGAAGGGGATGGGAAGTTTGCCATAGAGCTTGGCGGTGGCCTCGAGGCTGGTGTCCTTGGCGGCGGCCACGGCGGTGCGCAAGGTGTCCAGGTTCTCGAAGATGGCCTTCATGATGGCGTAGCCGGCGTCCGCGGGCAGGCTATCCGGGCAGACCACGATGTTGCCCGTGGCCAGCCCGGGCACATCGGTGCGGGTGTTGTACACGTTCTTGGGCACCTTGTAGGGCTCCACCAGGCCGGGGAACCTCTTCATGGCCACCTGGGCGGTGGTGCTCTTGGGGTCGATGGGGATCAGGTAGATGCGGTCTCCCTTGCGGGCGAGGGTTTGGGAAAGCTCCACGATGGAGCTGGTGGGGATACCGCCCACCCAGAAGAAGGCGTCCAGGGTACCCTCGGCCAAGGCCTTGGCCGCCTCGGCCACGGGCAAGCGCTCCCGCTTGGCAAAGGTTTCCGGCTTGACCCCGGCCCCCTGGAGGACCAGAAGGGCCAGGTTTTCCGTACTGGAGCCGGGCTGGCCGGTGGAGACCCGCTTGCCCTTAAGGTCTTGCACCACCTTGATGCCACTTTTTTCCGTGGTCACGATATGGATGAAGGAAGGATACATGTAAAAGAGCACCCGCTGGGTCTTGGCGGGCCGGTCTTTGAAGCGGGGCTCCTCCCCGGTGTAGGCCACGTAGGCGGAGTCGGTGGTGGTGAGGGCGCAGTAGTAGGTGGTGCCCGAGGTGCGGTCCCTTAGGAGCTGGAGGTTGTCGTAGGAACCGCCCGTCTGCACCGGCTGGGCCTCCGCCACCCCCGCTTTGTTCAGGATGTCGGCCATGGCGGTACCGTAATAGAAGAAGACCCCTCCGGTGCTGCCCGTGCCGATCACCACCTTGGGTTTCTGGGCCAGGGCGAGGCCTAGGGCCACCAAGCCGATGAGGATAAGGATTCTCTTCATGGTCACCTCCCGTATACTTTTGCGCCCCTACCCTACCCCACCGCCCTATGCCTGTCAAGGTGAGGGACGCCCCAGCATCCGCACCTGGAAGGCCCTTAGGAGGTCGGTTTTGCTGAGGATGCCCACAAGGCGGCCTTCTTCCATCACCAGGGCCCGGGCATACCCCTGTTCCGCCATGCGCTCCATGGCGGTGAGGGCGTCCTCCTCGGGGGAAAGGACCAGGGGCTCTTTGAGGTAGTGGACCACCGGGGCCACGGGGTTGGCGCCCTCCAGCCCCTCGAGGCCCACCACCCCCAAAACCTGCCCCTCCTCCACCACGGGGAAGCCGGAAACCTTGTGGACCAAGGCCAGGCTCAAGACCTCCTGGACGGGAAGGGAGGGGGGGATGACCAAGGGTTCTGGGGTCATGAGGTCCTTGACCTTGAGCCCACTTAGCGCCTGGGCCAGGAGGGTGGCCTCCACCTCGGCCCTCGAGGCCATGTACACGAAAAAGGCGATGAGGATCAGGAAGGGATTGAAGACCACCAAACCGAATAGCCCCAGGGCCCAGGCCACCGCCTGGCTTAAGGCCAGGGCCTGCCGGGTGGCCTGGAGGTAGGGTTTCCTAAAGGCCAGCAGCGCCCGGTAAACCCGCCCCCCATCCAGGGGCAGGGCGGGGAGGAGGTTGAAAAGCCCCAGCATCAGGTTCACCAAGGCCAGGTAGTGGGTGAGAAAGCCCATGGCTCCAGCCTCCAGGCGGGCCAGGCGGAAAAGGAGGGCCAGGGCAAAACTCACCGCGGGGCCCGCCAGGGCCACCCAGAGCTCCTTTTTGGGTTCTTGGGGGACGCGCTCCATCTGGGCCACGCCTCCTAAAAGCCAGAGGGTGATGCGCTTGGTCTCAATGCCAAAGCGCCGGGCGGTGAGGGCATCGCCTAGCTCGTGCAGGAGCACGGAGAAAAAAAGACCCAAGGCGGCCAAAAGGCCCAGGAGAAAGGGCCACGGGCCCTGGAGGAGGCCGGGGTCTTCCGGCAGGCCAAAAAGCTCCAGGTAGATGGGCAGGTTACTCCCAATGAGGAAGGCCAAAAGGGGCAGGATCAGGAGAAGGGAAAGGTCCAGCTGGATGGGGATCCCCAGGATGCGGAAAAGGGTTAGGCCGCGCTGGAACATGCACCAAGTATAGACGCGGGCCCCGGGAAGGCCTTGATAATGACCGGTCAGTCAGCCTTAGGATAGGGGGGTGCTGGCCCTGGCCCTCCTCAAAGACCCCCTCTACCGCTCCTACTGGCTCGCCCTTTTCACCTCCCAGATGGGCACCTGGATGCAGGCGGCGGCCCAGGCCTGGCTGGTCCTTCTCCTTACGGGAAGCGCCGAACGGCTTGGGCTGGTGGTGGCCTTGCAGTTCCTGCCCTCTTTGCTCTTCTCCCTTCCCGCTGGGGTTTTAGCGGACCGGTACCCCAAGCGGAACCTCCTCCTTTTCACCCAGGGGGGCATGATGCTCCTGGCCCTTATCATGGCCCTTTTCATCCTCATGGGATGGGTGCGCTACGGCCACGTGCTCCTCTTCGCCTTCCTCTATGGGGCCCTGAACGCCATGGACCTTCCCGTGCGCCAAAGCTTCACCGTGGAGCTGGCGGGCCGGGACCGCTACCCCGGGGCCATCGCCTTAAACTCCTTCGGTTTCAACCTGAGCCGGCTATTGGGGCCAGCCCTGGCCGGGGTCTTGATCGCCCTTTTCGGCGTGGGGGTGGCCTATCTGGCCAACGCCCTTTCCTTTCTGCCCCTTCTGTGGGTCCTCCGTCAGGTGCCCCCCGGTTCCAGGGGCGAGGAGGGGGATGGCCGCTGGTGGCGGGAAGCCCAGGAAGGCGTGCGGTTTGTCCTCCAGCATCCCCTGGTGCGCCGGGTGGTGGGGCTGGTGCTGTTTGCCAGCCTTCTGGGGATGAACTTCCAGACCCTGGTGCCCGCCTATGCCCGGTTGGTGCTGGGTCTTTCCGCCACCGGGTATGGGGCCTTGCTTTCCAGCGTGGGGCTTGGCGCCTTGGGGGCGGCCTTGGTCATGGCCTTTACCGGTAAGCCCAAGCCAAGGAGGCTACTTCTAGGGGTCTTTCTCCTTTCCTTGGCGCATCTCGGCCTTTACCTGCCCCAGGCCTCCTTGGCCTCTTTCTTTTTGGCCCTGGGGGGGTTTGGCATGATCTCCGTGCTCATCAACGCCAATACCCTGGTGCAGCTTTCCGTGCCCGACCGGATCCGGGGCCGGGTCATGGCGGTGTACAGCCTGGTGATGCTGGGAACCGGGCCTTTGGGGGCTTACCTCACCGGCTTCCTTTTTGAACATCTGGGAGGACGGCTGGCCGCCTTGGTCCTGGGGGGAGCCGTGCTCCTGGTGGGCCTGTACCAGCTGCGTGCCTGGCCTACGGAGCCCAGTCCTCCGGCCTAGGCCCGAGGCCCAAGCGCCAGGCCACCCCTTGGGCTACCCGGACTCCCGCCCTGCCGTCCCCATAGGGGTTTTTGGCCTGGCGCATGCGGGCCAGTTCCTCTGGGTTTCGCAAAAGCCCCGCCACCACCCGGTATACCCTTTCGGGATCCGTGCCCGCCAGCTTGAGGATGCCCGCTTCCAGGCCTTCCGGCCTTTCCGTCACGTTCCTGAGCACCACCACGGGAACCCCCAAGGCGGCCCCTTCCTCCTGCAGCCCCCCGGAGTCGGTGACGAGAAGGAGGCTTTCCCGCATGAGGGCGGCCATGGGCCCGTAGTCCAGGGGGTCTAGAAGGAGAAAGTTGTTCACCCCCTTCAGCACTGGGTAAACCGCCTCCCGCACCACGGGGTTCAGGTGCACGGGGTAGACGAAGGTGAGGTGGGGAAAGGCCTCGGCCACCTTCCTTAAGGCCCGGGCCAGCTCGGAAAGGATGGGCCAGTTCTCCCGACGGTGCATGGTGACGGTCACGTAGGGCCCCGGAGGAAGTCCTTGGGGAAGCTGGCCTAGCCGGGCGGCCAAGAGCACGGCATCCACCCCCGTCTGGCCGGTGACCAGGATGGTTTCCGGGGGCTTGCCTTCCCTCAACAGGTTCTCCCGCGCCAGCGGGGTGGGGGCGAAGTCCAGGTCGGTGAGGGCGTCGGTGAGGCGACGGTTGGCCTCCTCGGGGAAGGGTTCCTTGAGGTTGCCACTCCTTAAGCCCGCCTCCACATGCCCCACGGGAAGCCCCACCAGAAAGGCGGCCCAGGCCACGGCGAAGGTGGTGAGGGTGTCCCCATGGACCAGGACGTAGTCCGCCCGCATCTCCTCCAGGGCCCTTGCTGCCTGGGGCAGGATGCGGGCCGCCAGGTCGGGCAAAGCCTGGCGTTCTTGCATCACGTCCAGGTTCCTGTCCTCTTGGATGCCAAAAAGCCCCAAGGCCTGCCTGAGTTGTTCCCGGTGCTGGCCGGTGAGGAGGACCAGGGGTTTGATATGGGGGTGCTCCTTGAGGGCCAGGTAGACCGGGGCCATCTTGGTGGCCTCGGGCCGCGTGCCAAAGGCTAGGACTACCCGCTTCATGCTATTCTACCCCCCTCCAAAGGGCCCTTAAGCGGCGGTAGGTCACCCAGCCCAGGCCCGAGACCGTGGCCAGGAGGCTTGCCAGGATGGCCTCCTTGGGCATGCCCAGATAGGCCATGGCCAGGAGGTTGAAGAGGAGGGCTAGGCCCCAAAGGAGAAAGGCCACCCGCCTTTGCGAAAGCCCTCGGGCGAGAAGCCGGTGGTGGATGTGGTCCTTGCCCGGGGTGGAAAGGGGGTTTTGCCGCCTTAAGAGCCTTCGCACCACCACCTGGGTGGTGTCCAGGATGGGCAGGAGGAGGAAGAGGGCGGGCGGCAAGAGACCTAAAAAGGTGGTGAGCTTTAGGTTGCCCAGAAGGGCGGTGGCCGCCAGGGTGTAGCCCAGGAAGTAGGCCCCGGCATCCCCCAGGATGATGCGGCTGGGGTGCAGGTTGTGCCGCAGAAAGCCTAAGGCGGCCCCGGCCAGGGCCGCCAGGACCAGGGTGCCCGCCGCCCAGTAGGGAAACTGGGCGCTGACGAAAAGGAGGCTCATGGCGCTGATGTAGGCGATGCCCCCAGCCAAGCCGTCCAAGCCGTCCATCAGGTTCAAGGCGTTGGTAATGCCCACCACCCAAAGCCAGGTGAGGAAAAGCCCCAAGGCGGGGTCCAAAGGGGTGCCGAAGGCGGCCTCAAACCGCACCCCCACCGCCATGAGGAGAAGGGCCGCCAAAGTTTGGGCGAAGAGGCGGAAAAGGGGAGGAAGGCCGAACTGGTCATCGATGAATCCCACCAGCACCAGCCAGGCTCCCCCAAGCAGGATGGCAAGGATCTGGATAAGAACGTGCTCCACCAGGATAGGCCTTAGGAAGGCCGCCACCACCAGGGCCAAGACCACGCCCGCATAGACCGCAAGGCCCCCGGCGTTGGGCAGGGGCTCCCGGTTGAGGCGCCTTTCGTTGGGCATGTCCGCCCACCCTACCTTGAGGGCGAAGCGGCGCACCTGGGGCAGGAAGCGCCAGGTAAAGAAGAGGGCCAGGAGGAAGACAAAGGCCACCGTGAGCCAGCCGGTGCCCCCGGGCTCCGCCACCCCGATTTTCCTAAGGAGTTCCGTCATTTGGTCCCGTAGATGCGGTCTCCGGCATCCCCCAGGCCGGGGACGATGTAACCGTGGTCGTTCAGGCGCTGGTCGATGGCGGCCACCACCACCTCGGTGTCGGGGTGGTCCTGGGCGATGCGCTCCAGGCCCTCGGGGGCGGCGATAAGGCACATGAGCTTAATCCCCGTGGCCCCCTTTTCCTTAAGGAGGGAGAGGGCCCGGCTGGCGCTGCCTCCCGTGGCCAGCATGGGGTCCAGGAGGAAGACCCGGCGCTCGTGGATGTCGGGGGGAAGCTTGGCGTAGTACTGGACGGGCTTGAGGGACTCGGGGTCCCGGTAGAGGCCGATGTGCCCCACGCGGGCATGGGGCACCAGCTTGAGGATGCCCTCCACCATGACCAGTCCAGCCCGCAAAATGGCCACCAGGGCCAGCTTCTTCCCGGAAAGCACCTTGACCCGGGCGGGGGCCACGGGGGTTTCCACCTCTGTCTCCGTGAGTTCCAGGTCCCGCATGGCCTCGTAGGCCATGAGAAGGGATACCTCCTCGGCCAGTTCGCGGAAGTCCTTGGCGCCCGTGCGCCCGTCGCGAAGGTGGGCCAGCTTGTGCTGGACCAGGGGGTGGTCCACCAGGGTGATCCTCATCCCCCAAAGCCTAACATGCCCGGTTTCTTGGGGGAAAGCAGTCCTGGAAGAAGCCCAGGGCCCGGGGAAGCTTTTCTTTTAGGGCCTCGAGGAACCCCTCGGGCCTTTTGCTGCGGAACCAATGGAGGTCGTGGAGGTAGGTAAGGGGTACGTAAAAGGCCAGTCGCTCCCGTACCTCCCTTGGGTAGAAGCGCGCCAGGCGGAAGAGGACCTTCCGGGCGGTTTCCTCTCCCAAAAGGTCTAGGCTTCCCGTCTTGAGGAGAGCCAGGTCCCGGGCGGGATCGTCGCCGCCGGAGCGGACCCAGTCCACCAGGAGCACCTCGGGGCCTTCCTGGAAAGGGCCCTCCGGCACCTTGAGGAGGAGGTTTCCTGCCCAGGCATCCCGGTGGCAAAAGCGACGCTCTACCCCTGCCGCCATGCCCACTTCCCGCTTTAGGGCTTGGATCAGGGAGCGGGCTTCGGGTATCTCGTGGAGGCTTTCGGCGAATAGCTCAAGTCGTTCCAGAAGCTCCTGGCGGTCCACGTAGCCGGGCTCGGGCAGGCGGTGGAGGGAAAGGAAGAGGTGGGAAAGGGCGGCCAGGGCTTTGGGGGTAAAGGACTTGGGGGTAAAGGGTTCTCCCGGGAAGCGGCGGGTGATGAGGACCCCGTGCCCTGCCACCTGGGCCACCCCCAGCACAAAGCTCCCCAGGCCTGCCCGGGCCATCCTGTGGGCCTCGAGGGCCGCCAGATGGGCTTCCTTTGGGCGGTACACCTTGTAGACCTTGTCTCCATCCGTGTACACCCGGGCTTCAAAGCCGCCCAGAGGGGTAAGGCGTGGAAGGAGTTCGGGGGGAAGGAGGCCCTTCAGGGCCGAAACCGCCACGGGCTCTATTCTAACGGCCCTCCCCCCTTGGAAGCCGCCATCGGCTAACCTGGGCTCGTGGAGCTTCTTCGCCTCGAGGCCACGGTCCTCTCCTTGGGGGATCGGGTCCTTTCCTTTGACCGGGAGGGCCGGCCCTACCACTACTTCCGCCGGGGGCTCACCTACAAGCGGTCGCTGGATGGGAGCCTGCACCTCCGTTACCGGGAGGAAGCGAGGAAAAGGCACCGCTTGGGGGAAAGGGAGGCCCTGGAGGTCTACGGGGAAATCCTGGAGCTGGCGGACGCCCACCTGCAAGACCCCGTGCGCCGGGCCGAGGTCCTCCGTTGGACCCCCGAGGCGCTTCTGGACCCCACCCCCTACCGGAGGGCCTACGCCTGGCCCGTGAGCATCCTTCCCCCGGATGCCTACCTCTCCGTGGTCCTCCAGGCCACCACGGGATGCACCTGGAACCGGTGCGCCTTCTGCTCCTTCTACCAGGACCGCCCCTTTCAAAAACGAAGCCCGGAGGCTTTCCGGGAGCATGTGGAGCGGGTGTTGGAGCTACTGGGCAAGGGAAGGCTTTTGCGGAAGGGGGTTTTCCTGGGGGATGGCAATGCCCTGGCCTTAGGCGAGCCCCTTCTTCCCCTTCTGGAAGAGGTCCGCCGGACCTTTCCTGGGGAACCCATCCTGGGTTTTTTGGACCTTTTCACCGGGCTTAAGAAGGAGGTTTCTTGGTGGTTAAGGCTTCGGGACCTGGGGCTTAGGCGGGTCTATATCGGTCTGGAGACGGGACACGCTCCCCTCTTGGCCCTCCTCAATAAGCCTGGGCATCCAAGGGAGGCCCTGTCCTTGGTGCGGAGCCTAAAGGAGGCCGGATTTTCCTTGGGGGTGATCCTCATGGTGGGGGCAGGGGGCGTGGCCTATGCCGAGGCCCACCGCCAGGAAAGCCTGGCGCTTTTGGCCGAGCTCCCCTTGGGTCGGGGGGATGTGGTCTACCTGTCCCCCTTCCAGGAGGAACCCGGCACTCCTTACGCCGCCTTGGGCCTCGAGGCCCTTCCCGATGTGGAGGCGGAGCTAGCCGCCTGGGCTCAGGGGCTACGCCGGATGGGGCTAAGGGCGGCCCGGTACGACATCCGGGAGTTCCTCTACTAGGGTATACTTGGGACCATGAGCGCCGCGCACGAACGGGAACTCTACGAGGCCTGGGTGGAGCTCCTTTCCTGGATGCGGGAGTATGCCCAGGAGAAGGGGGTCCGGTTTGAGAAGGAGGCGGACTTCCCCGACTTCATCTACCGCATGGAGCGCCCCTATGACCTTCCCACCACCATCATGACCGCCTCCCTTTCCGACGCCCTGGGGGAGCCCTTTTTATTGGCGGATGTGTCCCCGCGCCACGCCAAGCTGAAACGGATTGGCCTCCGGCTTCCCCGGGCCCACGTCCACCTGCACGCCCACTATGAGCCCGGGAGGGGCTTGGTGACCGGCAAAATCCCCCTCACCAAGGAGCGTTTCTTCGCCTTGGCCGACCGGGCGCGGGAAGCCTTGGCCTTCGCCTAGCCCTCGAGGGCTTCCCATAGCTCCAGCACCACCCGGTGCAGGAGGGGGAGGCCCTTTGGGGTGGGCTTTAGGCGGGAACCCTCCACCTCCAGATAGCCTTCCTGGGCCAGGTTCCGAGCGGCATCCTCCAGCCTTGGCCGCAAGGGGAGGCCTGTTCTCCTCTCCAAGGCCTCCACATCCACCCCCTCCCTCAAGCGCAGGCCCAGCATCAGGCTTTCCTTGGCGTGCTCCAGGGGGGAGATGGCCTCCTCCTGGGGGGGTTCCCCTAGGAGCCAGCGGGGGAGGGGAGGGTTGGTGCGGCGGAAAGCGTAGACGGCTCCCATGCCCGGGTACTGGCCCGTGGCCCCAGGGCCCAAGGCCAGCCAGAAGCCGTTCCGCCAGTAGACCAGGTTGTGCTGGGCCTCCTCCTTGGGTCTAGCAAAGTTGGAAACCTCGTAGCGCCAAAGGCCGGCTTCCCCCAACACCTCCTCCGCCCTCTCCATGGCCCAGCCTTCCCTTTCCGGGTCCTCCCCCAAGCCCAAAAGGGCGAAGGGGGTACCCTTCTCCACCTGCAGGGTGTAGGCGGACACGTGCCCCACCCCTAGGAAGGCGGCCTCCTTTAGGTCCTGTTCCACGTCCTGCATGGGAAGGCCCAGGATGAGGTCCAAGGAAACCCTAAACCCCCCCTCCAAGGCCAGCTCCACGGCTTTCAGGGCCCCCTTTCGCCCATGGGCCCGGCCCAGAAACTTCAGCACCCGATCCTGGAAGCTTTGCACCCCTAGGGAGAGGCGGTTGACCCCGAGGTCTTTTAGGAGGGCAAGCCTTTGCTGGTTTAACGTGCCGGGGTTGGCCTCGAGGGTCACCTCTGCATCCGCTTCCAGCTCCCAGGGAAGGGCCTGGAAAAGGGAGACCAGTTCCCGATCCCGGAGGAAGCTCGGGGTGCCCCCGCCCAGGTAGAGGGTTTTGAGGGGCTGAGGGTGGCTTTCGTGAAGCCTTTGGGCTTCCTCGCTTAGGCGCTTTAGATAGGCCTCCACCCACCCCGGGCCTCGGCGCACCACGTGAAAGTCGCAGTAGGGGCATAGGGTGGGGCAGAAGGGGACGTGGAGGTAGAGGCTAGCCATGGCCCTGGGACATGAGGGATTCCACCCAGGCCACCCTTTGTTCCGCAAGTAGGAGGGCCTCCTTCCAATCCTCTTCCGTGGCTTCGGGGAGATCTCCGGGGTAGCGGCCTGCCACCGCAAAGGGGTTGAGGCGGGCAAGGCCTTCCAGCCTCGGGGGCACGGGAAAATGGGGACGGATAAGCTCTAAAAGTCTGCCCAGGTCGTGGGTTCGGGGAAAAGGGATGTTCCAGGCGATGAGGAGGGCTTTGAGGGCTTTTTCTGCAGCCTGCTGGGCGTCAAAGCAGGGGTCCTCCCAGGCCACCTCCGGGCTGGTCCGCCCCAGACGGGCCCGGGCTAGCCAGGCCCACGGGTCCGAGGTTTCATGCGGCATAGAGCACCCGGCCCTCCTTTAGGGCCTTTGGGTAGACGGTCATCCAGGCATTTCGGTACTTCTCCAGGTCCTCTTCGGTGGCCAGGATAAGATCCAGGCTAAAGTCCCTCTTGACCTTACTGGTGACCTCATAGAGGTCTTTCCAAGCCCGCATGGTCTTGTACTCGGGGGGCACCACGATGAGGAGGTCGTAATCGCTTTCGGGGCGGCCCTCCCCCCGGGCCCGGCTGCCGAAGAGCATGATCTTCCTCACCGGGACGGTCTTGAGGATGGCGGAAAGGACCGGCTCCAGCTCCGGGTACTCCACGCCCTTAGTCTACAAAGAGGAGGCGGAAGTCGTTGAGGTTAGTTCCGGTGGGGCCTGTGTGCAGAAGGGTTCCTGCCTGCTCAAAAAAGCCCAGGCTGTCATTGGCCTCCAGGAAGGGCCTCGGGTCCAGGCCCAACTCCCAGACTTCTGGGGTGAGCAAAGCCCCCGCTACCCCCGAGGGTCCATCCAGCCCGTCGGAATCAGCAGCCAGGGCGTAAAGGGGAGCCTCGAGGTGGGCGTAAAGGGAGAGGAGAAACTCCAGGTTCCGGCCCCCCTTGCCCTTTCCCCTCACCTGCACCTGGGCTTCCCCACCAGAGAGGAGGAAAAGGGGAGGTTTGAAGGGGAGCCCATGGGCGCGGACGGTTTCCACCAGCTCCGCATGGAAACGGGCCAAGGCCCGGGCTTCGCCGCCGAAGCGGTCGGAAAGGATCACCGCCCGGTGGCCTTGTCGCCTTAAGAAGTTTTGGGCGGCCTTGAGGAGGTCCAGGTTGCGCCCGGCGATCCGGTAGGCGAGCCGCATTAGGGCGGGGTCTTGGGGCTTCAGGGTTTCGAGAAGCCGGCCTTGTACCCCCGCCTCCAGCACCCGCCTGGCCTCGGGAAAGGCCAGGCCATACCGGTCCAGGATGGAGAGGGCCTCGAGGTACGTGCTGGGATCGGGGTGGAAGGGGCCGGAGGCGATGACCCCGGGATCGTCCCCCGGCACGTCGGAAAGAAGAAGCACCTGGACCCGGGCCGGGGTGGCCAGAAGAAGCCTTCCCCCCTTCGCCCGGGAAAGGTGCTTGCGCACGGTGTTGATCTCCTTTATGCTGGCCCCGCTCTTTAGAAGGGCCTCCGTAAGGGCCCGTTTTTCCTCCAGGGAGATCCCCTGGGGCAGGCA
Coding sequences within it:
- a CDS encoding glycerate kinase type-2 family protein, producing MTPLLIAAFLEALQEAHPYRLTLKALPRAKPHLILAVGKGAAWMLKAALDRYGEVPYHLTLPKGQEALGLRAVFAGHPLPDGESLKAAQEVLELLKGLSSKARVLALVSGGGSALWCLPQGISLEEKRALTEALLKSGASIKEINTVRKHLSRAKGGRLLLATPARVQVLLLSDVPGDDPGVIASGPFHPDPSTYLEALSILDRYGLAFPEARRVLEAGVQGRLLETLKPQDPALMRLAYRIAGRNLDLLKAAQNFLRRQGHRAVILSDRFGGEARALARFHAELVETVRAHGLPFKPPLFLLSGGEAQVQVRGKGKGGRNLEFLLSLYAHLEAPLYALAADSDGLDGPSGVAGALLTPEVWELGLDPRPFLEANDSLGFFEQAGTLLHTGPTGTNLNDFRLLFVD
- a CDS encoding HEPN domain-containing protein; protein product: MPHETSDPWAWLARARLGRTSPEVAWEDPCFDAQQAAEKALKALLIAWNIPFPRTHDLGRLLELIRPHFPVPPRLEGLARLNPFAVAGRYPGDLPEATEEDWKEALLLAEQRVAWVESLMSQGHG
- a CDS encoding NADH-quinone oxidoreductase subunit 15 produces the protein MSAAHERELYEAWVELLSWMREYAQEKGVRFEKEADFPDFIYRMERPYDLPTTIMTASLSDALGEPFLLADVSPRHAKLKRIGLRLPRAHVHLHAHYEPGRGLVTGKIPLTKERFFALADRAREALAFA
- the hemW gene encoding radical SAM family heme chaperone HemW, with the protein product MASLYLHVPFCPTLCPYCDFHVVRRGPGWVEAYLKRLSEEAQRLHESHPQPLKTLYLGGGTPSFLRDRELVSLFQALPWELEADAEVTLEANPGTLNQQRLALLKDLGVNRLSLGVQSFQDRVLKFLGRAHGRKGALKAVELALEGGFRVSLDLILGLPMQDVEQDLKEAAFLGVGHVSAYTLQVEKGTPFALLGLGEDPEREGWAMERAEEVLGEAGLWRYEVSNFARPKEEAQHNLVYWRNGFWLALGPGATGQYPGMGAVYAFRRTNPPLPRWLLGEPPQEEAISPLEHAKESLMLGLRLREGVDVEALERRTGLPLRPRLEDAARNLAQEGYLEVEGSRLKPTPKGLPLLHRVVLELWEALEG
- a CDS encoding radical SAM protein, with amino-acid sequence MELLRLEATVLSLGDRVLSFDREGRPYHYFRRGLTYKRSLDGSLHLRYREEARKRHRLGEREALEVYGEILELADAHLQDPVRRAEVLRWTPEALLDPTPYRRAYAWPVSILPPDAYLSVVLQATTGCTWNRCAFCSFYQDRPFQKRSPEAFREHVERVLELLGKGRLLRKGVFLGDGNALALGEPLLPLLEEVRRTFPGEPILGFLDLFTGLKKEVSWWLRLRDLGLRRVYIGLETGHAPLLALLNKPGHPREALSLVRSLKEAGFSLGVILMVGAGGVAYAEAHRQESLALLAELPLGRGDVVYLSPFQEEPGTPYAALGLEALPDVEAELAAWAQGLRRMGLRAARYDIREFLY
- a CDS encoding phosphotransferase family protein — protein: MAVSALKGLLPPELLPRLTPLGGFEARVYTDGDKVYKVYRPKEAHLAALEAHRMARAGLGSFVLGVAQVAGHGVLITRRFPGEPFTPKSFTPKALAALSHLFLSLHRLPEPGYVDRQELLERLELFAESLHEIPEARSLIQALKREVGMAAGVERRFCHRDAWAGNLLLKVPEGPFQEGPEVLLVDWVRSGGDDPARDLALLKTGSLDLLGEETARKVLFRLARFYPREVRERLAFYVPLTYLHDLHWFRSKRPEGFLEALKEKLPRALGFFQDCFPPRNRAC
- a CDS encoding nucleotidyltransferase domain-containing protein; its protein translation is MEYPELEPVLSAILKTVPVRKIMLFGSRARGEGRPESDYDLLIVVPPEYKTMRAWKDLYEVTSKVKRDFSLDLILATEEDLEKYRNAWMTVYPKALKEGRVLYAA